A single region of the Chelonoidis abingdonii isolate Lonesome George chromosome 23, CheloAbing_2.0, whole genome shotgun sequence genome encodes:
- the PGD gene encoding 6-phosphogluconate dehydrogenase, decarboxylating isoform X1 has product MPGGDKEAWPHIKKIFQSIAAKVNTGEPCCDWAREEGAGHFVKMVHNGIEYGDMQLICEAYHLMKDILGMEHDEMATVFGEWNKTELDSFLIEITANILKFRDSDSKHLLPKIKDSAGQKGTGKWTAISALEYGVPVTLIGEAVFARCLSSLKDERVQASKRLDGPKMTQFSGNKKAFLEDIRKALYASKIISYAQGFMLLRQAAKEFGWTINYGGIALMWRGGCIIRSAFLGKIKDAFDRNPDLQNLLLDDFFKKAVEDCQDSWRHVISTGVQIGIPMPCFTTALSFYDGYRHEMLPANLIQAQRDYFGAHTYELLSKPGEFIHTNWTGHGGNVSSSSYNA; this is encoded by the exons ATGCCAGGAGGTGACAAAGAGGCTTG GCCTCACATCAAGAAGATATTTCAAAGCATCGCTGCTAAAGTGAACACTGGGGAACCCTGTTGTGACTGGGCAA GAGAAGAAGGTGCCGGGCACTTTGTGAAGATGGTGCACAATGGGATTGAATACGGAGACATGCAGCTGATCTGTGAGGCCTACCACCTGATGAAGGATATACTGGGCATGGAACATGATGAGATGGCAACG GTGTTCGGAGAATGGAATAAGACGGAGCTGGACTCTTTCCTGATTGAAATCACAGCCAACATCCTCAAGTTCAGGGACTCTGATAGCAAACACCTGCTCCCAAAGATCAAGGACAGTGCAGGTCAAAAAGGCACTGGGAAGTGGACAGCCATCTCGGCCCTGGAATATGGAGTTCCTGTCACACTGATCG GTGAGGCTGTCTTTGCACGGTGCTTGTCTTCCCTCAAGGATGAGAGGGTACAGGCCAGCAAACGGTTGGATGGGCCCAAAATGACTCAGTTCAGTGGGAACAAGAAGGCATTTCTGGAAGATATTCGGAAG GCACTGTATGCCTCCAAGATTATCTCCTATGCTCAAGGCTTCATGCTGCTGAGACAGGCAGCCAAAGAATTTGGTTGGACAATTAACTACGGTGGCATTGCATTGATGTGGAGGGGAGGCTGCATCATCAGAAG TGCATTCCTGGGGAAGATCAAAGATGCTTTTGACCGAAACCCCGATCTCCAGAACCTGCTATTGGACGACTTCTTTAAGAAGGCTGTGGAGGACTGTCAG GACTCCTGGAGACATGTGATCAGCACTGGAGTCCAGATTGGCATCCCTATGCCCTGCTTCACTACGGCACTTTCCTTTTATGATGGGTACAGGCATGAGATGCTGCCAGCTAACCTGATTCAG GCACAGCGTGATTATTTTGGTGCTCATACCTATGAACTGTTATCGAAACCAGGGGAATTTATCCATACTAACTGGACAGGTCATGGAGGAAACGTATCCTCTTCATCCTACAATGCCTAG
- the PGD gene encoding 6-phosphogluconate dehydrogenase, decarboxylating isoform X2, with protein sequence MPGGDKEAWPHIKKIFQSIAAKVNTGEPCCDWVGEEGAGHFVKMVHNGIEYGDMQLICEAYHLMKDILGMEHDEMATVFGEWNKTELDSFLIEITANILKFRDSDSKHLLPKIKDSAGQKGTGKWTAISALEYGVPVTLIGEAVFARCLSSLKDERVQASKRLDGPKMTQFSGNKKAFLEDIRKALYASKIISYAQGFMLLRQAAKEFGWTINYGGIALMWRGGCIIRSAFLGKIKDAFDRNPDLQNLLLDDFFKKAVEDCQDSWRHVISTGVQIGIPMPCFTTALSFYDGYRHEMLPANLIQAQRDYFGAHTYELLSKPGEFIHTNWTGHGGNVSSSSYNA encoded by the exons ATGCCAGGAGGTGACAAAGAGGCTTG GCCTCACATCAAGAAGATATTTCAAAGCATCGCTGCTAAAGTGAACACTGGGGAACCCTGTTGTGACTGG GTAGGAGAAGAAGGTGCCGGGCACTTTGTGAAGATGGTGCACAATGGGATTGAATACGGAGACATGCAGCTGATCTGTGAGGCCTACCACCTGATGAAGGATATACTGGGCATGGAACATGATGAGATGGCAACG GTGTTCGGAGAATGGAATAAGACGGAGCTGGACTCTTTCCTGATTGAAATCACAGCCAACATCCTCAAGTTCAGGGACTCTGATAGCAAACACCTGCTCCCAAAGATCAAGGACAGTGCAGGTCAAAAAGGCACTGGGAAGTGGACAGCCATCTCGGCCCTGGAATATGGAGTTCCTGTCACACTGATCG GTGAGGCTGTCTTTGCACGGTGCTTGTCTTCCCTCAAGGATGAGAGGGTACAGGCCAGCAAACGGTTGGATGGGCCCAAAATGACTCAGTTCAGTGGGAACAAGAAGGCATTTCTGGAAGATATTCGGAAG GCACTGTATGCCTCCAAGATTATCTCCTATGCTCAAGGCTTCATGCTGCTGAGACAGGCAGCCAAAGAATTTGGTTGGACAATTAACTACGGTGGCATTGCATTGATGTGGAGGGGAGGCTGCATCATCAGAAG TGCATTCCTGGGGAAGATCAAAGATGCTTTTGACCGAAACCCCGATCTCCAGAACCTGCTATTGGACGACTTCTTTAAGAAGGCTGTGGAGGACTGTCAG GACTCCTGGAGACATGTGATCAGCACTGGAGTCCAGATTGGCATCCCTATGCCCTGCTTCACTACGGCACTTTCCTTTTATGATGGGTACAGGCATGAGATGCTGCCAGCTAACCTGATTCAG GCACAGCGTGATTATTTTGGTGCTCATACCTATGAACTGTTATCGAAACCAGGGGAATTTATCCATACTAACTGGACAGGTCATGGAGGAAACGTATCCTCTTCATCCTACAATGCCTAG